A part of Cuculus canorus isolate bCucCan1 chromosome 23, bCucCan1.pri, whole genome shotgun sequence genomic DNA contains:
- the TTC36 gene encoding tetratricopeptide repeat protein 36 — protein MATANDRAVLQTIFNPSTPFGDIPGLDEEEEEAQEEGEEAFAPELLEQVRDLELQGVSAAESGDVSAALERFNEAIRLLPERASGYNNRAQALRLRGDVAGAMRDLDTAIRLSRGCGRAACQSFVQRGLIHRLQAQDEEARSDFERAARLGSAFARQQLVLLNPYSALCNQMLCEMLERLRNPGGTSSE, from the exons ATGGCCACGGCCAACGACAGGGCCGTCCTGCAGACCATCTTCAACCCCAGCACCCCCTTTGGGGACATCCCGGGGctggatgaggaggaggaggaggcccAGGAGGAAG ggGAGGAAGCCTTCgcaccagagctgctggagcaggtccGAGACCTGGAGCTGCAGGGGGTTTCTGCTGCTGAATCGGGAGACGTGAGCGCAGCCCTGGAGCGGTTCAACGAGGCCATCCGCCTGCTGCCGGAGCGCGCCTCCGGCTACAACAACCGGGCCCAGGCGCTGCGGCTGCGGGGCGACGTGGCAG GCGCCATGCGGGACCTGGACACCGCCATCCGCCTGAGCCGGGGCTGCGGCCGAGCCGCCTGCCAGAGCTTCGTGCAGCGTGGGCTGATCCACCGGCTGCAGGCGCAGGACGAGGAGGCGCGGAGCGACTTTGAGCGCGCCGCACGGCTGGGCAGCGCGTTCGCCCggcagcagctggtgctgcTCAACCCCTACTCGGCGCTCTGCAACCAGATGCTCTGCGAGATGCTGGAGCGGCTGCGCAACCCCGGCGGCACCAGCAGCGAGTGA